One segment of Solanum lycopersicum chromosome 1, SLM_r2.1 DNA contains the following:
- the LOC101260265 gene encoding mediator of RNA polymerase II transcription subunit 33A, translated as MEVSEEGNLWDSVLEITKVEQEKGGDPLVWAVQVSSCLSSSGVSLPSFELANFLVSHICWENNLPIAWKFLEKALVLKIVSPIIVFPLLSSRVIQNRRLRPAAFRLYMELMRRHIFTLKNHVNMLSYKKVVNFLDSILHLTEIFGVHADEPGVLVVEIIFSLVWQLLDASLDDEGLLQLTPEKKSRWPIKPEDVEIDGCIADMERNEQRERLKNLNTLLAIELIGQFLQNKVTAKILYLARQNMPVHWGAFVQRIQLLAGNSSALQSSSIISPKALLQLASDAHNLSKANSLQEHYVRSTSRSLATCAGLCFGSSRSSLWLPLDLFLEDAMDGSQVNATSAIEIITDLVKSLQAINATTWHETFLGLWMAALRLVQRERDPIEGPVPRLDTRLCMLFSIITLVIADLIEEEESEACDEIESSIGRHMKKQVEGTRREDVISCLQNLGDYQSLLTPPQAVTNAANQAAAKAMMFRSGANTSYFECINMKDMPTNCSGNLHHLIVEACIARNLLDTSAYFWPGYVNGRLNQLAHSMPTQVPGWSSFMKGAPLTPAIINALVSAPASSLAELEKIFEMAVKGEDDEKIAAATILCGASLIRGWNIQEHTVNFITRLLSPPVPTDYSGKDSHLIGYAPMLNVLLVGIAPVDCVQIFSLHGMVPQLAASSMTICEVFGSCAPNISWTLTTGEDISVHAVFSNAFALLLKLWRFNHPPIEYRVGDVPPVGCQLTPEYLLLVRNSHLVSSENMLKDPNRRRLATVARSSFPNPIFVDSFPKLRVWYRQHLACIASTLCGLVNGTLVCQTVDVLLSMMFKKINGGSQSLISITSGSSSSSGTGSEDTSMRPKLPAWDILEAVPFVVDAALTACAHGRLSPRELCTGLKDLADFLPASLATIVSYFSAEVTRGVWKPVFMNGTDWPSPAANLSNVEEQIKKILAATGVDVPSLVAGGSSPAILPLPLAAFVSLTITYKLDKASQRFLNLAGPALESLAAGCPWPCMPIVASLWTQKAKRWSDFLVFSASRTVFLNNHHAVIQLLKSCFNATLGLNSSSISSNGGIGALLGHGFGSHFYGGISPVAPGILYLRVYRSIRDIMFLREEIVSLLMQSISDIARSELPRQRLNKLKILKNGKKFGNVSLAATMTRVKLAALLGASLLWLSGGSGLVQSLIKETLPSWFLSVNSSNQEGDKGDLVPMLKGYALAYFAVLCGAFASGVDSLSMASKRRPKIIGRHVEFIASVLDGKISLGCDPSTWHAYVSGFVSLMVGCTPTWVYEVDAELLKRLSKGLRQWHEQDLALALLSIGGVGTMGSAAELIVEAST; from the exons ATGGAGGTATCTGAGGAGGGAAATCTTTGGGACAGTGTTTTGGAGATAACTAAGGTAGAACAAGAAAAGGGTGGTGATCCATTGGTGTGGGCAGTTCAAGTTTCTTCATGTCTTAGTTCATCAGGGGTGTCTTTGCCCTCTTTTGAGTTAGCCAATTTCTTGGTATCTCACATTTGTTGGGAAAACAATTTGCCTATAGCATGGAAGTTCTTGGAAAAGGCTTTGGTTCTCAAGATTGTCTCACCCATCATTGTTTTTCCTCTGCTTTCCAGCAG GGTAATCCAAAATCGACGCCTGAGGCCGGCAGCATTTAGGCTCTACATGGAACTCATGAGAAGACATATTTTCACTCTTAAAAACCATGTAAACATGCTCAGTTATAAGAA GGTTGTGAATTTCTTGGATAGCATCCTTCATTTGACTGAGATATTTGGTGTGCATGCTGATGAGCCTGGTGTTCTAGTTGTTGAGATTATCTTCTCACTTGTTTGGCAATTACTTGATGCATCACTGGACGATGAAGGGTTGCTCCAACTTACTCCAGAAAAGAAATCTAGATGGCCAATTAAGCCTGAAGATGTGGAGATAGATGGCTGCATAGCTGATATGGAGAGGAATGAACAAAGAGAACGGTTGAAGAATTTGAACACTCTTCTGGCAATTGAGTTGATAGGGCAATTTTTACAAAACAAAGTAACTGCCAAGATTCTTTACTTGGCTCGCCAAAACAT GCCTGTGCATTGGGGAGCTTTTGTTCAGCGCATACAACTACTGGCTGGAAATTCATCAGCACTGCAAAGTTCAAGCATAATATCACCCAAGGCACTTCTTCAGCTGGCATCAGATGCTCACAATTTAAGCAAAGCAAATTCCTTACAGGAACATTATGTCAGAAGCACTTCACGATCTCTAGCTACTTGTGCTGGTCTTTGTTTTGGGAGTAGCCGTTCTTCGCTTTGGCTTCCTCTAGATCTCTTCCTGGAAGATGCAATGGATGGTTCACAAGTTAATGCTACAAGCGCCATTGAAATTATTACTG ATTTAGTCAAGTCCCTACAAGCAATCAATGCTACAACTTGGCATGAGACATTTTTAGGACTCTGGATGGCAGCTCTACGACTTGTTCAAAGG GAGAGGGATCCGATTGAGGGCCCTGTACCTCGTCTAGATACTCGCTTGTGCATGTTGTTCTCTATCATAACACTTGTCATTGCCGATCTTATTGAGGAAGAGGAAAGTGAAGCATGTGATGAAATTGAATCCAGCATAGGCAGGCATATGAAAAAGCAGGTTGAAGGCACACGGCGTGAAGATGTAATCTCTTGTTTACAGAACCTGGGTGATTATCAAAGCTTGCTAACTCCACCTCAGGCAGTCACTAATGCAGCCAACCAGGCTGCTGCTAAAGCTATGATGTTTAGATCAGGCGCCAACACTTCATACTTTGAGTGCATCAACATGAAAGATATGCCAACCAACTGTT CTGGTAACCTGCATCACTTGATAGTTGAGGCTTGCATTGCCAGAAATTTGCTGGACACTTCTGCTTATTTTTGGCCTGGTTACGTGAATGGACGCTTGAACCAGTTAGCGCACAGTATGCCAACTCAAGTGCCTGGTTGGTCATCATTTATGAAGGGGGCCCCGTTGACTCCCGCTATTATTAATGCTTTGGTTTCTGCTCCAGCTTCAAG TTTAGCAGAGCTTGAGAAGATTTTCGAGATGGCGGTCAAAGGAGAAGATGATGAGAAGATAGCTGCTGCTACCATTCTTTGTGGAGCCTCACTGATTCGTGGTTGGAATATACAG GAACATACCGTCAATTTCATAACCAGATTATTGTCTCCTCCAGTTCCTACTGACTATTCTGGTAAAGATAGCCATTTAATAGGCTACGCTCCAATGTTAAATGTCTTACTCGTTGGAATAGCACCAGTGGACTGTGTTCAGATTTTCTCCCTTCACGGCATG GTCCCACAACTTGCTGCTTCATCAATGACAATATGTGAGGTATTTGGTTCGTGTGCTCCCAATATCTCATGGACATTGACAACAGGAGAGGACATCTCAGTGCATGCTGTGTTTTCAAATGCTTTTGCTCTACTTCTAAAATTATGGAGGTTCAACCATCCACCTATTGAATATAGAGTTGGAGATGTGCCCCCTGTAGGATGCCAACTAACTCCCGAATACCTCCTACTAGTGAGGAATTCACATCTTGTGTCTTCTGAAAACATGTTGAAGGACCCCAATAGACGGAGACTAGCAACTGTTGCAAGATCCTCATTTCCTAATCCAATATTTGTAGACTCATTTCCAAAATTGAGAGTTTGGTATAGGCAACATTTGGCATGTATAGCTTCAACTTTGTGTGGTCTTGTGAATGGGACTCTTGTCTGTCAAACAGTTGATGTTTTACTCAGCATGATGTTCAAAAAGATTAACGGGGGAAGTCAGAGTTTGATCTCCATAACATCTGGAAGTAGTAGCTCTTCTGGAACTGGCAGTGAGGATACTTCTATGAGGCCTAAATTACCTGCTTGGGACATCCTCGAAGCTGTCCCCTTTGTGGTTGATGCTGCTCTAACAGCATGTGCCCATGGAAGACTTTCTCCTCGTGAACTGTGCACAG GTCTTAAAGATTTGGCTGATTTTCTTCCTGCATCGCTGGCAACCATTGTAAGCTACTTCTCTGCTGAGGTTACTCGTGGTGTTTGGAAACCAGTTTTTATGAATGGCACTGATTGGCCAAGTCCTGCTGCAAATCTCTCCAATGTTGAGGAGCAGATCAAGAAAATTTTAGCAGCCACTGGTGTAGATGTTCCAAGCCTTGTTGCAG GTGGCAGCTCTCCAGCAATTCTTCCACTGCCATTGGCCGCATTTGTCAGCCTTACTATAACATATAAACTTGATAAGGCCTCCCAGCGTTTTCTCAATCTGGCGGGCCCGGCTCTGGAGTCACTTGCAGCTGGCTGCCCTTGGCCCTGCATGCCAATTGTGGCTTCTTTGTGGACGCAAAAGGCAAAAAGGTGGAGTGACTTCCTCGTTTTCTCTGCATCTCGAACTGTCTTTCTTAATAACCACCATGCAGTCATTCAGCTTCTCAAAAGTTGTTTCAATGCCACCCTTGGTTTGAACTCTTCCTCCATATCAAGCAATGGTGGAATTGGTGCTCTTCTCGGTCACGGATTTGGATCACATTTCTATGGTGGTATTTCTCCAGTTGCCCCAGGTATTCTGTATCTACGAGTGTACAGATCCATCAGAGATATCATGTTCTTGAGAGAAGAGATTGTTTCACTTTTGATGCAATCTATAAGTGATATAGCACGCAGCGAGCTTCCAAGACAACGGTTGAACAAACTGAAGATACtcaaaaatggaaagaaatttGGAAATGTATCGCTTGCTGCAACAATGACAAGGGTGAAACTAGCTGCCTTGCTTGGTGCTTCTTTATTATGGTTATCTGGTGGATCAGGGCTGGTGCAGTCATTAATAAAAGAGACTCTTCCCTCTTGGTTCTTATCTGTCAATAGCTCTAATCAAGAAGGTGACAAGGGTGATCTAGTTCCAATGCTCAAAGGGTATGCACTGGCATACTTTGCAGTACTGTGTGGGGCTTTTGCGAGTGGTGTGGACTCGTTGTCCATGGCATCAAAGCGACGTCCGAAAATCATTGGGCGTCATGTTGAATTCATAGCCAGCGTCCTGGATGGCAAAATATCACTTGGTTGTGATCCGTCTACTTGGCACGCCTATGTGTCGGGATTCGTGAGTCTGATGGTAGGTTGTACACCAACTTGGGTGTATGAAGTGGATGCCGAGTTGTTAAAGAGGCTCAGTAAAGGCTTAAGACAATGGCATGAACAGGACCTTGCTCTTGCTTTGCTTAGCATTGGAGGGGTTGGTACAATGGGATCAGCTGCAGAATTGATCGTGGAGGCTTCAACATAG
- the LOC101261156 gene encoding ribonucleoside-diphosphate reductase small chain A-like, with protein sequence MGSLKNETESLLQEEEEEPILKEQSQKYCTFPIRYPQLWEMYKKAVASFWSVEEVDLSEDIQHWEALSESEKHFISHVLAFFAASDGIVLENLAARFLNDVQIQEARAFYGFQIAMENIHSEMYSLLLDAFIKDPRQKNKLFNAIDSIPCVSQKAKWALNWIQSSSSFAERLVAFACVEGIFFSGSFCAIFWLKKRGLMPGLAYSNVLISKDEGLHRDFACLLYSIMRNQLTRQKVHQIVHEAVEIETEFVCDALPCALIGMNAELMSQYIKFVADHLLVALGYDKKYNVGNPFDWMEFISLQGKSNFFERRVADYQKASVMSSLQDNGKNFEFKLDEDF encoded by the exons atgggttctttgaaaaatgaaacaGAAAGTTTGttgcaagaagaagaagaagaaccaaTCTTGAAAGAACAATCACAAAAGTACTGCACCTTTCCTATTAGATATCCACAACTTTGGGAAATGTACAAGAAAGCAGTAGCCAGTTTCTGGTCTG TTGAGGAGGTTGACCTCTCTGAGGATATTCAGCATTGGGAAGCCTTATCTGAATCTGAAAAGCACTTCATCAGTCATGTTTTGGCATTTTTTGCCGCATCAGATGGAATTGTTTTGGAAAATTTGGCTGCTAGATTTCTGAACGATGTGCAAATTCAAGAG GCACGCGCATTTTATGGTTTTCAAATTGCAATGGAAAATATTCACTCGG AGATGTACAGCTTGCTTCTGGACGCTTTTATCAAGGACCCAAGGcagaaaaataaactttttaatgCAATTGACAGCATTCCTTGTGTCTCACAAAAGGCCAAGTGGGCTTTGAATTGGATACAGAG TTCCAGCTCATTTGCTGAGAGGCTTGTAGCTTTTGCATGTGTTGAAGGAATTTTCTTTTCAGGAAG CTTTTGTGCTATCTTTTGGCTGAAAAAGAGAGGGTTGATGCCAGGATTGGCTTACTCAAATGTGCTCATTTCTAAGGATGAGGGTCTCCACCGTGACTTTGCTTGCCTTCTATATAG TATTATGCGAAATCAATTGACTAGGCAAAAGGTTCATCAAATTGTGCATGAAGCGGTTGAAATTGAAACTGAATTTGTCTGTGATGCCCTTCCCTGTGCATTGATTGGCATGAATGCAGAACTAATGAGTCAGTACATAAAGTTTGTTGCTGATCACCTCCTG GTTGCCTTAGGGTACGACAAGAAGTATAATGTTGGAAACCCTTTTGATTGGATGGAATTTATTTCTCTTCA GGGCAAATCCAACTTCTTTGAGAGAAGAGTTGCTGACTATCAGAAGGCTTCTGTGATGTCAAGCTTGCAAGACAATGGCAAGAATTTTGAGTTCAAACTGGATGAAGACTTCTAG